The following is a genomic window from Alkaliphilus sp. B6464.
CCCTTTAGCCGGAATGTATTATCAGCGAAAGTGGGAGCAGAGCGCTTTTAAAGAAGGGGGAAGTAACTATTGTGCTCCAGCTCAGCTGGTGGGGGACTTTTTAGAGGGCATACCATCAACATCATTGGGGAAAGTAAATCCATCCTATACACCTGGAATTAATCTTACGGATTTAAGAAATTGTCTACCAACATATGTAGTAGAGGCCTTTAAAGAAGCCTTACTAGAACTAGATAAAAGGTTAAATGGTTTCGGGATGAAGGATGCAATTCTGACTGGAATTGAAACCAGAAGCTCATCTCCAATCAGAATTGTTAGAGGTATAGATCTTGAGAGTAATATTAAGGGAATATATCCTTCCGGTGAAGGAGCAGGATATGCTGGGGGCATTATTTCTGCCGCAGTAGATGGTATAAAAGTAGCAGAAGCTATATCTGAAAAATATGCTTCAATAGAAAACCTATCTTTTTAATAAAGATAGGTTTTTTTTATTATAAGTAATCATAAAAATGACCAAAAAGATATATTAATAGATATAGCAGGAGGTGATTTTATGCTTAAGTCTATTATATCAGGCTTAATTCTATCTACTATAATGGTAACACCAAATACGCCCAAGATAGATGTAAATATTATAAATAATGCTGTCAAAACTCATATACAGAAAGTGATAAGCTTAGAAATCGATTATAGTGAGGCATTAAAAAAATTAGGATTTAACAAAGGAGAATATAAGAATGCTCAGTTGGACAATAGAAATGCTATATTAAGATTTCAAAGTGAACACAATCTAATTGTAGATGGTTCTATTGGTAGGCAAACTAAAAGTGCAATGCGAAAGAGGATGTTAGAGAGTGCCTATAAATACACAGATACAGTAACAAATCCACCTTCCAATAAGCACTGGATAACAGTGAATAAAACTAAAAGGATATTAACCTTGTATAAAGGAAAAGATGTTATAAAAAAATATCCAATTGCACAAGGTAAAGATTCTGGGCTCACCCCTGAGGGTAAGTTTACTATAGTGAGAAAAACTATCAATCCTTCGTGGAACTATAAAGAGAAATCTGCAAAAGGTGGTGCTCCAGATAATCCGCTAGGTAAAAGGTGGATAGGTATTTCTTATGGCGGAGGAGGTATGTATGGTATCCATGGAAATAATGCTCCATATTCTATTGGAACTAATGTTTCTTTAGGTTGTATACGTATGATAAATGCCGATGTTGAGGAATTATTTGAAATTATTCAGATTAATATTCCAATTTGGATAGGTACAGATATAAAGCTGAAAGATTGGGGAGTAAATCAAGAAAGTTATCTTAAAACCGCTCAATAATTTGAGTGGTTTTTTACTTTTACTAACTATAGTTTTGTGTAAATATGGGCAAGTTAATATAAAGTTGATTGCAGTATAGTTTTATTTATGATAAAATTTTTTTTATGGTTATTTTTTAGGTAAATAAGATATAAATTCATTAT
Proteins encoded in this region:
- a CDS encoding L,D-transpeptidase family protein, with protein sequence MLKSIISGLILSTIMVTPNTPKIDVNIINNAVKTHIQKVISLEIDYSEALKKLGFNKGEYKNAQLDNRNAILRFQSEHNLIVDGSIGRQTKSAMRKRMLESAYKYTDTVTNPPSNKHWITVNKTKRILTLYKGKDVIKKYPIAQGKDSGLTPEGKFTIVRKTINPSWNYKEKSAKGGAPDNPLGKRWIGISYGGGGMYGIHGNNAPYSIGTNVSLGCIRMINADVEELFEIIQINIPIWIGTDIKLKDWGVNQESYLKTAQ